The Lysobacter sp. HDW10 genome window below encodes:
- the queG gene encoding tRNA epoxyqueuosine(34) reductase QueG, producing MQDASDTLSAPDLKRALQNQALALGFTHFGVADVAVEADAAHLTHWIAAGRHGTMAWMARNHEKRTAPDALVPGTLRVISVGLDYGRDPDAAWANLRDTERAYVARYALGRDYHKLMRNRLQKLAEWLTDAVGPMGYRVFVDSAPVLERALARNAGLGWIGKHTCLIDHEGGSWFFLGELFVDVPLPIDPPATAHCGTCVRCIDVCPTQAIIAPWILDARKCISYLTIEHEGAIPEEFREAIGNRIFGCDDCQLVCPWNKFAQRTDEPDFRVRNNLDTATLEDLFRWTEAEFLARTEGSAIRRTGFSRWRRNIAVALGNANSSETVLSALTAAKEDPDDIVREHVHWALGQHARRNA from the coding sequence ATGCAAGATGCCTCCGACACCCTGTCAGCGCCTGATTTGAAGCGCGCGCTGCAAAACCAAGCGCTGGCGTTGGGCTTCACGCATTTCGGCGTTGCAGACGTGGCGGTCGAGGCTGACGCTGCCCACCTCACCCATTGGATCGCGGCCGGACGCCACGGCACGATGGCGTGGATGGCGAGAAATCACGAGAAACGCACCGCACCCGATGCGCTCGTACCCGGCACGCTGCGCGTGATCTCGGTAGGTTTGGATTACGGCCGCGATCCCGATGCGGCATGGGCCAACTTGCGCGACACCGAAAGGGCCTATGTGGCGCGATACGCGCTGGGCCGCGACTATCACAAGCTGATGCGCAATCGTCTGCAGAAACTCGCGGAGTGGTTGACCGACGCAGTTGGACCGATGGGCTATCGCGTGTTTGTCGATTCGGCGCCCGTGTTGGAGCGCGCACTGGCGCGTAACGCCGGACTTGGTTGGATCGGTAAGCACACCTGCTTGATCGATCACGAAGGCGGCTCGTGGTTCTTCTTGGGTGAGCTTTTTGTCGACGTGCCCTTGCCCATTGACCCGCCGGCAACGGCGCATTGCGGCACTTGCGTGCGATGCATCGACGTGTGCCCGACGCAAGCCATCATTGCGCCTTGGATATTGGATGCACGTAAATGCATAAGCTACCTCACCATCGAGCACGAGGGCGCGATTCCGGAGGAATTCCGCGAAGCGATTGGCAACCGAATCTTCGGCTGTGATGACTGCCAATTGGTGTGCCCTTGGAACAAGTTTGCGCAACGGACCGATGAGCCGGATTTCCGCGTGCGCAACAATCTCGACACTGCCACGCTAGAAGACTTATTCCGTTGGACCGAGGCCGAATTTCTGGCGCGAACCGAGGGCTCAGCGATAAGACGTACAGGCTTCAGTCGCTGGCGAAGAAATATCGCAGTGGCTTTGGGCAATGCAAACAGCAGCGAAACAGTGCTCAGCGCGCTAACAGCCGCCAAAGAAGACCCAGATGACATCGTACGAGAACACGTGCATTGGGCACTCGGACAGCACGCGCGTCGAAACGCCTAA
- the tsaE gene encoding tRNA (adenosine(37)-N6)-threonylcarbamoyltransferase complex ATPase subunit type 1 TsaE, protein MDKFLPNPEATDAFAESLARTQQSPALIWLKGDLGAGKSAFSRAYLRTLGVTGAIKSPTYTLVELYALPDGRQAAHLDLYRLAGPDDVEFLGLPDRASLHIALIEWPEQGAIALGAPDLQIELSMQGEGRDARLTAMNPAAQAWLLRAESALAAL, encoded by the coding sequence ATGGATAAATTTCTACCCAACCCTGAAGCGACGGATGCGTTTGCCGAAAGTTTGGCGCGTACGCAGCAATCGCCCGCGTTGATTTGGCTCAAAGGCGACTTAGGCGCTGGCAAATCGGCCTTTTCGCGTGCCTACCTCCGTACTTTGGGCGTGACCGGCGCGATCAAGAGTCCCACTTATACGCTCGTGGAACTCTATGCGTTGCCTGACGGACGCCAAGCAGCCCACCTTGATCTTTATCGACTCGCAGGCCCGGATGACGTGGAATTCCTGGGCCTGCCAGACCGCGCGTCCCTGCATATTGCATTGATTGAATGGCCTGAACAGGGCGCGATCGCGCTCGGTGCGCCTGATCTGCAAATCGAACTCTCGATGCAAGGCGAAGGTCGAGATGCGCGGCTGACCGCTATGAATCCAGCGGCGCAGGCGTGGCTTTTACGTGCTGAATCGGCGCTAGCGGCACTGTGA